A single Triticum dicoccoides isolate Atlit2015 ecotype Zavitan chromosome 2A, WEW_v2.0, whole genome shotgun sequence DNA region contains:
- the LOC119353046 gene encoding uncharacterized protein LOC119353046: MRELCRGSCCRQRARAIARKFPTFLPKQIVCSVWRASLNYKVKATFFEVLCTSPSKKVQHPLPGICKREASERAQQDGSSPLRSMATKTGATVVAMEERNRWRRGGQGGRFGGYD, encoded by the exons ATGCGTGAGCTGTGTCGAGGTTCGTGCTGCCGTCAAAGAGCTCGTGCAATCGCCCGCAAATTTCCG ACTTTTTTGCCTAAACAGATTGTTTGTTCCGTTTGGAGGGCCTCACTGAATTATAAAGTCAAAGCAACATTTTTTGAGGTTTTGTGCACAAGCCCAAGCAAGAAGGTTCAACATCCACTTCCTG GCATTTGTAAAAGGGAAGCATCTGAGAGGGCACAACAAGATGGAAGCTCACCTCTCAGGTCCATGGCCACCAAAACGGGGGCAACAGTTGTGGCAATGGAAGAGAGGAACAGATGGAGAAGGGGAGGTCAAGGGGGGAGGTTTGGGGGTTACGACTAG
- the LOC119353047 gene encoding probable LRR receptor-like serine/threonine-protein kinase At3g47570: MADNQINGHIPPEISRLTQLRYLNLSMNSITGVIPNSISSCSRLEVIHMWNNSIEGAIPPALSQCSSLREIVLSNNNLNGSIPHGIGLLPNLTYLFLPNNKLKGPIPESLGGSPLLNVVLSNNSLTGGIPPLLANCSSLNYLDLMRNSFDGEIPLGLFSNPSLATLDLSYNQFSGPIPSSSLIASQLQYVSLTGNILSGKIPDTLGNISNLYSLTLAQNKLQGSIPESLAKIPSLEALDLSYNNLSGAVPPALYTVTSLTYLGLGNNQLSGGIPRDIAYTLPNIETLVMEGNHFDGPLPPSLVNLSRLRTLELRDNAFTGLVPSFWSLPNLIELDLGVNQLEAVDWSTLSSVPGSVQLQAILLDYNKLHGILPSSIGNLPRSLQTLYLSENRFTGTIPSEIAKLTNLTVLQLDGNLLSGGIPDTLGNLENLFLLGLSRNKLSGKIPESVGNFKNLGELNLEENNLTGSIPSSLADCQNLVLLNLSYNDFHGSIPPGLMSISTLSKSLDLSYNKLNGSIPSEIGSLINLDSLNISNNQLSGDIPHAVGECLHLESLRLEVNFLRGSIPESLMSLRGITEMDLSRNNLSGEIPDFFETFDSLQLLNLSFNSLEGIVPTGGAFSNSSKVFIQGNKDLCTRSPMLQLPLCTSNPTKRKETLHIISIVVPLAAAVVVLISAVATILFKKRNELREHIDQSIKEFKKFSYNELAAATNNFSSANHVGSGSFGVVYKGILKFQAQPVAIKVFKLEHIGAPKSFFTECEVLRNTRHRNLMRVISLCSSFDQLGSEFKALVLEYMANGNLEIWLHSEVHEQRQKRPLSLVSRISIATDIAAALDYLHNRCTPPLVHCDLKPSNILLDDAMVAHVSDYGLAKFLGNHPSASLNDLTSIHGPRGSVGYIAPEYGLGYEISTAGDVYSYGIILLEMLTGKHPTDAIFNDGLNLHRLVVSALPEDIGDILETGIIPHDELEEANRNTESENHPVVRVQNCTMQLAKLGLKCSVDSPKDRPMMQDVYAEIIMIKETFSALCG; encoded by the exons ATGGCAGACAACCAAATCAATGGCCACATACCTCCTGAGATAAGCCGCCTAACCCAACTCAGGTACCTCAACCTTAGCATGAATTCCATCACAGGGGTGATTCCGAATAGCATATCCTCATGTTCGCGCCTCGAGGTCATCCACATGTGGAACAACTCGATCGAAGGTGCGATCCCTCCAGCTCTTTCACAATGCTCATCTCTTCGCGAAATTGTTCTTAGCAATAACAACCTTAATGGCAGTATCCCTCACGGAATTGGTTTGCTTCCCAACCTTACATACCTGTTTCTCCCGAACAACAAACTGAAGGGTCCAATTCCTGAATCTTTGGGAGGTAGCCCATTGCTCAATGTTGTCCTGTCGAATAATAGCCTAACTGGTGGAATTCCACCTCTGCTAGCAAATTGCTCTTCACTTAACTACCTTGACCTCATGAGAAATAGCTTTGATGGAGAGATTCCTCTAGGACTCTTTAGTAACCCATCTCTTGCTACCTTAGATCTCTCATATAATCAATTCTCCGGACCAATACCATCTTCCTCACTGATAGCCTCCCAGCTACAGTATGTCAGCCTGACAGGAAACATCCTCTCAGGAAAAATTCCTGACACACTAGGAAACATTTCTAACCTATATTCTTTGACGCTTGCTCAGAATAAGCTGCAAGGAAGCATTCCGGAGAGTTTAGCTAAGATTCCGAGTTTGGAGGCACTTGATTTGTCATACAACAACTTGTCTGGTGCAGTCCCACCAGCTCTTTACACAGTCACATCTCTCACTTATCTTGGCCTTGGTAACAACCAACTTTCTGGGGGAATTCCGAGAGATATTGCATACACACTTCCCAACATCGAAACACTGGTCATGGAAGGAAACCATTTCGACGGTCCACTCCCTCCATCACTAGTTAATTTATCCAGACTCCGAACGCTTGAGCTCCGTGACAATGCATTCACGGGTTTGGTTCCTTCTTTCTGGTCATTGCCCAACTTGATTGAATTAGACCTCGGTGTGAACCAGTTGGAGGCTGTAGACTGGAGTACTTTGTCCTCAGTACCAGGCTCTGTCCAATTGCAGGCAATTTTACTGGATTACAACAAGCTTCACGGAATATTACCTAGTTCCATTGGAAATCTTCCGAGAAGCTTACAGACATTGTATCTATCAGAAAATAGATTCACTGGGACCATACCTTCAGAGATAGCAAAACTCACCAACCTCACAGTTCTTCAACTTGATGGGAACTTACTCTCTGGGGGGATTCCTGACACGCTCGGAAACCTCGAGAACTTGTTTCTTCTAGGTTTGTCACGCAACAAACTTTCTGGAAAAATCCCAGAGTCAGTTGGCAACTTTAAAAATCTTGGTGAGCTTAATCTGGAGGAAAACAACTTGACTGGATCCATACCTTCAAGCTTAGCAGACTGCCAAAATTTGGTACTGCTAAACCTCTCATACAATGATTTCCATGGTAGTATTCCACCTGGGCTCATGTCTATTTCCACTCTTTCAAAGAGCCTAGATTTGTCTTATAATAAACTCAACGGATCCATACCATCTGAGATTGGCAGCTTGATTAATCTCGACTCCCTTAATATTTCCAACAACCAGTTATCTGGAGATATTCCACATGCAGTTGGTGAGTGCCTTCATTTAGAATCGCTTCGACTAGAGGTGAACTTTCTTCGTGGGAGCATCCCAGAATCCCTCATGAGCTTAAGAGGCATTACTGAGATGGACCTTTCTCGGAACAACTTGTCCGGCGAAATCCCAGACTTCTTCGAGACCTTTGATTCTTTGCAGCTTCTCAATTTGTCCTTTAACAGCCTTGAGGGAATAGTTCCAACAGGTGGCGCATTTAGCAATTCAAGTAAGGTGTTCATACAAGGAAACAAGGATTTATGTACAAGGTCTCCAATGCTTCAGTTACCACTTTGCACATCAAACCCAACCAAAAGAAAGGAAACTTTACATATCATATCAATAGTTGTTCCTCTGGCTGCTGCTGTTGTAGTTCTGATATCAGCAGTTGCAACCATTCTTTTCAAGAAAAGAAATGAATTGAGAGAACACATTGATCAGTCAATCAAGGAGTTCAAGAAATTCTCATACAATGAGCTTGCTGCAGCTACCAACAATTTTTCTTCAGCTAACCATGTTGGTTCCGGGAGTTTTGGAGTGGTCTATAAAGGCATACTGAAGTTTCAGGCGCAGCCAGTTGCTATTAAGGTGTTCAAACTGGAACATATTGGAGCACCAAAGAGCTTCTTTACTGAATGTGAGGTGCTCAGAAACACCCGCCACCGAAATCTTATGCGGGTCATTAGTCTATGCTCGAGCTTCGATCAACTGGGAAGTGAATTCAAGGCACTGGTTCTTGAGTATATGGCCAATGGTAACCTAGAAATCTGGCTCCATTCAGAAGTACATGAACAAAGACAGAAAAGGCCATTGAGTCTAGTATCAAGAATAAGCATCGCTACGGACATCGCCGCTGCCTTGGACTATCTCCACAACCGGTGCACACCTCCTTTGGTTCATTGTGATTTGAAGCCAAGCAACATCCTTTTGGATGATGCCATGGTTGCTCATGTTAGTGACTATGGATTAGCAAAGTTTCTTGGTAACCATCCTTCAGCAAGTCTTAACGATTTGACAAGTATACATGGGCCAAGAGGATCGGTTGGATATATTGCACCTG AATACGGATTGGGTTATGAAATATCAACTGCAGGCGACGTCTACAGCTACGGTATTATTCTGCTAGAAATGCTCACAGGGAAGCATCCTACTGATGCTATCTTCAACGATGGGCTGAACCTTCACAGATTGGTGGTCTCTGCACTCCCAGAAGATATTGGTGACATTTTAGAGACCGGTATTATTCCACATGATGAACTTGAAGAAGCAAACCGCAACACAGAAAGTGAGAATCACCCAGTGGTCAGAGTGCAGAACTGCACCATGCAGTTAGCTAAACTGGGCCTAAAATGCTCCGTGGACTCACCAAAAGATCGGCCAATGATGCAAGATGTTTATGCTGAAATCATCATGATCAAGGAAACATTTTCAGCATTATGCGGTTGA